One window from the genome of Gopherus evgoodei ecotype Sinaloan lineage chromosome 2, rGopEvg1_v1.p, whole genome shotgun sequence encodes:
- the MC5R gene encoding melanocortin receptor 5, with the protein MNSSYQLHIPELNLSTFGINFTVPIVKNKSSPCEQVVIAVEVFLILGIISLLENILVICAIVKNKNLHSPMYFFVCSLAVADMLVSVSNAWETIMIYLINNRHLIMEDAFVQHIDNVFDSMICISVVASMCSLLAIAVDRYVTIFYALRYHNIMTVKRSGLIIACIWTFCTGCGIIFILYYESTYVIICLITMFFTMLFLMVSLYIHMFLLARTHVKRIAALPGYNSVHQRTSMKGAITLTMLLGIFIVCWAPFFLHLILMISCPQNLYCVCFMSHFNMYLILIMCNSVIDPLIYAFRSQEMRKTFKEIICCYSLRTACGLPSKY; encoded by the coding sequence ATGAACTCATCCTACCAGCTACACATTCCAGAACTTAACTTGAGTACTTTTGGCATCAACTTTACAGTGCCTATCGTCAAGAACAAGTCATCACCATGTGAGCAAGTGGTCATAGCAGTGGAGGTGTTTCTAATCCTGGGCATTATAAGCCTCCTTGAAAATATCTTGGTTATCTGTGCAATAGTAAAGAACAAGAACTTGCATTCACCTATGTATTTCTTTGTGTGCAGTTTAGCAGTAGCTGACATGCTGGTCAGTGTTTCTAATGCTTGGGAGACCATAATGATATATTTAATAAACAATAGGCATCTAATTATGGAAGATGCTTTTGTACAACATATAGACAATGTTTTTGATTCAATGATCTGCATATCTGTGGTGGCTTCCATGTGCAGTTTGCTGGCTATAGCAGTAGACAGGTATGTCACAATTTTCTATGCCCTGCGTTATCACAACATCATGACAGTGAAAAGATCAGGGCTAATCATTGCATGCATATGGACATTTTGCACTGGCTGTGGCATTATCTTCATTCTTTATTATGAATCAACTTACGTTATCATTTGTCTCATCACAATGTTTTTCACCATGTTATTCCTCATGGTCTCTCTGTACATACATATGTTCCTCCTGGCTCGTACTCATGTCAAGAGAATAGCGGCTTTGCCTGGATACAATTCTGTCCATCAAAGAACCAGCATGAAGGGGGCTATCACTCTGACCATGCTACTAGGCATCTTCATTGTTTGTTGGGCTCCATTTTTTCTCCACCTCATCCTGATGATTTCTTGCCCTCAGAACCTCTACTGTGTTTGCTTTATGTCTCACTTCAACATGTACCTCATCCTCATCATGTGTAACTCAGTGATCGATCCCTTGATCTATGCCTTTCGTAGCCAGGAAATGCGGAAGACCTTCAAGGAGATTATTTGTTGCTATAGCCTAAGAACGGCCTGTGGGTTGCCAAGCAAGTATTAG